The following proteins are encoded in a genomic region of Cryptomeria japonica chromosome 11, Sugi_1.0, whole genome shotgun sequence:
- the LOC131860407 gene encoding uncharacterized protein LOC131860407 has translation MDIIQTALPQSTDSTTTIAVSLKRRLEYKNAFQKGMVRPNLIMQALFQLSSTPLYKLQNVQINKDWQAIVQHNSNNQETIQTNNTDTDTDSDMEQEQPSETLIHGFTESRCIHQMQDKILEIAPAQDNCPIGIFQDKYAEEMNFPTLFFGSARDDDITKRFTYQKIAQWELLTSHRQFAYHTTNLFFKTVKVLIQQVISTMWVRIRKGQLKGKKLIAKDVKEKPNLERMLKSNIGYIDFKRIRISPDYTHQLKKNVFAMIRQLGPPTFFLTFTSAEQNWEPLMTTLQQLHDLHYSKVDEQRDITQIGNHKFQLIKKDPVTCARYYRHRINAMKKLILSDNSFFGDISDYFSVTEFQNRGNEHDHFLIWTKDAPIYGKATTTDIVQFVDKYITCSTEHLDNSLANLHKHHHTKQCRRNKKTNCRYNFPFPPMQNTMILEPLLEKNEKIMSNSTKIYSTLQIENYDASCTVQDFLDEIQITEDQYILALRSTIQRPTLLLQRKPSQIWNNSFAKQMPLLWNANTDAQFILNAYAAAMYCSSYIAKVDKSMTQAFNKIRKEHQHENIDAIQMIKKLGNALLNLQQMSSQQAAHIVLSLPLNKSSRKCIFIDTRPDDERTFILKPPKQLRKELDDSEDIICKSLMHYYIQRPPTITAICLAEFVATYNKDGTKIKQKAKPNIIRFINYNKHIDIENYCREKLVLYVPFTLNETTLKDNFLSWESAYTHHEKTILKNCAKFTFTINPTWGDLDKAINELDTENPNDVNDVHVPNTFNEDELYDIGPDINKKSLKTTDTVVHGAFEIAKHTQIIDNNEYHKLRQMLNIEQQAIVKDIAIKKMKNMQTPLHLFLTGGAGTGKTFTAKAIYQTLLRLYSASIDNDPDKPKGLLTAYTGKAAFNVGGTTLHSTFHIPFNKSNFVPLSTDTLDTMSKHFSQLRILLIDEISLVGSTFLRYIDKRLRDIMQTPTTPFGGLDTIFCGDLYQALPVLDSIIFENKPTATDLLPYNFWIDNVKCYPLTKTMRQKDETFIYILNKMRVAAQTSDDIDYLNQHCLKQPPVDPTLPHLFYRKVDVHNHNNKMLTKLPGETIVLNALDEQETNIDTIRLYDHTTTLPSEIHVKPNILVEIYAGNYNTQDGLVNGSDGIFKIYTKHNHIDIIWIDFNDPTVGIQQRKKLAPYYNPTIQTNWTPILPLRMQQHTTIAPKSEIMDKNTSKRSKINNEISLSIDDLNARKAGNNFQGDVLVIYKATLDKVNKTREVLRAYLTDLKGEMTITLTVSNNLLHKFEDKIIVGMGLSISDFDVVPRTDYDRGDCDCVLLLKDTSTLQVIPRILHDYNFIPNTTIRHLLNNTSDYPIGTIGALVVAAKRSGVQYTLEIKDAHNDNAQLWMNANFTQHYLEIENKLQSNELPQMLFKNIVKRTDLKNAFRTGIATFICTLKDKRTLQKLTALMESTNKVTGKLTITNAFSNPFIASCTACKYKFDTFGLRLFATISIRTQQMPAATTFIA, from the exons ATGGACATAATACAAACAGCACTACCACAATCTACTGACAGCACAACAACAATTGCAGTATCGCTAAAGAGGCGCCTGGAGTACAAAAACGCATTCCAGAAAGGAATGGTGCGCCCAAACCTTATAATGCAAGCTTTGTTTCAACTATCAAGCACACCACTTTACAAATTACAAAATGTGCAAATCAACAAAGATTGGCAAGCCATCGTACAACACAATTCAAATAACCAAGAAACAATACAAACAAATAATACTGATACTGACACAGATAGTGACATGGAACAAGAACAACCATCAGAAACTTTGATACATGGATTCACTGAATCTAGGTGCATACACCAAATGCAGGATAAAATACTAGAAATTGCTCCCGCACAAGACAATTGTCCAATAGGCATTTTCCAAGACAAATATGCTGAAGAAATGAACTTCCCAACACTTTTTTTTGGCAGCGCACGTGATGATGACATTACGAAAAGGTTTACATACCAAAAGATTGCACAATGGGAACTCTTAACCTCACATAGACAATTTGCATATCACACAACTAACCTGTTTTTCAAAACTGTCAAAGTCCTTATACAACAAGTCATCTCAACAATGTGGGTAAGAATACGGAAAGGACAACTTAAAGGCAAAAAGCTAATTGCAAAAGATGTCAAAGAAAAGCCAAACCTAGAAAGAATGCTAAAATCAAATATTGGTTACATTGACTTTAAAAGAATTAGAATTTCTCCAGATTACACACATCAGCTAAAAAAAAATGTCTTTGCAATGATCCGACAACTAGGGCCACCAACTTTTTTCCTCACATTCACTAGCGCGGAGCAAAATTGGGAACCCTTGATGACAACTCTTCAACAACTGCATGATTTACACTACTCAAAAGTAGATGAACAAAGAgacattactcaaattggaaaccATAAATTCCAACTTATTAAAAAAGATCCAGTGACATGTGCACGATACTATAGGCACAGAATAAATGCAATGAAAAAACTAATACTATCTGATAATAGTTTCTTTGGAGACATCAGTGACTACTTCTCAGTAACTGAATTTCAAAATCGAGGAAATGAACATGACCACTTCCTCATATGGACCAAAGATGCACCAATCTACGGGAAAGCCACAACTACAGATATAGTGCAGTTTGTTGATAAGTACATTACTTGTAGCACAGAACATTTAGACAATTCACTTGCAAATTTACATAAGCATCACCACACAAAGCAATGCagaagaaacaaaaagacaaattgtAGATACAATTTCCCATTTCCACCAATGCAAAACACAATGATACTTGAACCAttattagaaaaaaatgaaaaaataatgtcaAATTCTACAAAAATATATTCCACATTGCAAATAGAAAATTATGATGCCTCTTGCACCGTGCAAGACTTCTTAGATGAAATCCAAATAACTGAGGATCAATACATCCTAGCACTAAGGTCAACAATCCAGAGGCCAACGTTACTACTACAAAGAAAGCCCTCACAAATATGGAACAATAGCTTTGCCAAACAAATGCCCTTGCTATGGAACGCAAATACAGATGCACAATTCATACTAAATGCATATGCAGCAGCAATGTATTGCAGTTCCTACATTGCAAAAGTTGACAAGTCAATGACACAAGCATTCAACAAAATACGTAAAGAGCATCAACATGAAAACATAGATGCAATACAAATGATAAAGAAACTTGGCAATGCACTACTAAACTTACAACAAATGTCATCACAACAAGCTGCCCACATTGTCCTCTCCCTCCCATTGAATAAAAGCTCACGCAAATGCATATTCATTGACACAAGACCTGATGATGAAAGGACATTTATACTAAAACCTCCAAAACAATTGAGAAAAGAACTAGATGACTCTGAAGATATTATTTGCAAATCTCTGATGCACTACTACATACAACGACCACCCACAATCACTGCTATTTGCCTTGCTGAATTTGTTGCTACCTATAACAAAGATGGCACCAAGATCAAGCAAAAAGCAAAACCAAACATAATAAGGTTTATCAATTACAACAAACATATTGACATAGAAAACTATTGTAGAGAGAAACTAGTGCTATATGTACCATTTACCCTCAATGAAACCACACTAAAAGATAATTTCCTATCATGGGAAAGTGCATACACACACCATGAGAAAACAATACTAAAAAACTGTGCAAAATTTACATTTACTATTAACCCTACATGGGGCGACCTTGACAAAGCCATCAATGAACTCGATACAGAAAATCCTAACGATGTTAACGATGTCCATGTACCAAACACATTCAATGAAGATGAGCTATACGACATAGGACCTGATATCAACAAAAAAAGCCTCAAAACTACAGATACAGTTGTCCATGGTGCATTTGAAATTGCAAAGCACACACAAATCATTGATAACAATGAATACCACAAATTAAGACAAATGCTAAACATAGAGCAACAAGCAATTGTCAAAGACATTGCCATTAAAAAGATGAAAAACATGCAAACGCCTTTGCATTTATTCCTCACTGGCGGAGCAGGAACTGGAAAGACATTCACAGCAAAAGCTATCTACCAAACACTTCTCCGCCTTTACAGTGCTTCCATTGACAATGATCCAGACAAACCAAAAGGACTACTCACTGCATATACAGGAAAAGCAGCATTCAATGTTGGTGGAACTACACTACATTCAACATTCCACATACCTTTCAACAAATCAAACTTTGTACCACTTAGCACTGACACTCTAGATACAATGTCAAAACACTTCAGCCAATTACGCATCCTGCTAATTGATGAAATATCTTTAGTTGGCTCAACATTCCTCCGTTACATAGACAAACGTTTACGTGACATAATGCAAACACCCACAACACCCTTTGGTGGGTTGGACACAATATTTTGTGGTGACCTCTACCAAGCACTACCAGTACTTGACTCCATTATATTTGaaaacaagccaactgctacagaTTTGTTGCCATATAATTTCTGGATCGACAATGTCAAGTGCTACCCACTAACAAAAACTATGCGACAAAAAGATGAAACTTTCATCTATATCTTAAACAAAATGCGTGTCGCTGCACAAACAAGTGATGACATTGACTATCTTAATCAACATTGCTTAAAGCAACCACCAGTTGACCCAACACTACCTCACCTCTTCTATAGAAAAGTTGATGtacacaaccacaataataaaATGCTAACAAAACTTCCAGGAGAAACAATTGTCCTCAATGCATTGGATGAGCAAGAAACCAATATAGACACAATTCGTTTGTATGACCACACAACTACTTTGCCTTCCGAAATTCACGTCAAACCAAATATACTAGTTGAAATATATGCTGGCAATTACAATACTCAAGATGGCCTTGTCAATGGATCTGATGGAATCTTCAAAATATATACAAAACACAATCACATTGACATCATTTGGATTGATTTCAATGACCCAACAGTAGGAATACAACAACGCAAAAAACTTGCACCCTATTACAATCCCACCATTCAAACAAACTGGACTCCAATACTCC CATTACGAATGCAACAACATACAACAATAGCACCAAAGTCTGAGATAATGGACAAGAACACAAGCAAAAG GTCCAAAATTAACAATGAAATTTCATTATCAATCGACGACCTAAATGCCAGAAAAGCTGGAAACAATTTTCAAGGAGATGTTCTTGTCATCTACAAAGCAACATTGGACAAAGTGAACAAGACTAGAGAAGTTCTTCGTGCATACCTCACAGATTTGAAGGGTGAAATGACAATAACCCTCACTGTCAGCAACAACTTACTACACAAATTTGAAGACAAAATCATCGTAGGCATGGGCCTCTCTATATCAGATTTTGACGTTGTTCCACGCACTGACTACGACAGAGGTGATTGTGACTGTGTTCTTCTCCTCAAGGACACAAGCACTCTCCAAGTAATTCCACGTattttacatgactacaacttcatCCCAAACACCACAATCAGGCACTTGCTAAATAACACAAGTGACTATCCTATTGGCACAATAGGCGCTTTGGTAGTTGCAGCAAAGAGATCTGGTGTACAATACACTTTGGAAATAAAAGATGCACACAATGATAACGCTCAG CTATGGATGAATGCCAACTTCACACAACACTATTTAGAAATAGAGAACAAACTACAAAGTAATGAGCTTCCACAAATGTTGTTCAAAAACATTGTGAAAAGAACTGATCTCAAAAATGCATTCCGCACAGGCATTGCTACATTCATTTGTACACTCAAAGACAAAAGAACATTGCAAAAGCTAACAGCACTCATGGAATCAACCAACAAG GTCACAGGCAAATTAACTATTACAAATGCATTCTCCAACCCCTTCATTGCTTCTTGCACTGCCTGCAAATACAAGTTTGACACATTCG GTCTTCGACTCTTTGCTACAATCTCAATACGAACACAGCAAATGCCAGCAGCTACAACTTTTATAGCATGA
- the LOC131061328 gene encoding probable sarcosine oxidase, translated as MGEIAGEYETIVVGAGIMGSCTAYEIAKRGKSVLLLEQYDFLHHRGSSHGESRTIRDAYVEEYYAAMMEEAFSLWEEAQQESGYRVHIKTQQLDIGSVQNRSLQSVIAVCKKLGIPHEVLDAEQASLRFNVLNLPKDWIAVVTNRGGILRASKAVAMFQSLALKNGATLRDNARVTNITSGWKLSDGLDGVQVCTSRGSVLARKCVITAGAWAHKLAKEIADIELPLQPVHATIAYWKIEEGLDNFSAEKGFPTFACYDEPYLYGTPSWEYPGLLKVSLDGGKPCDPDKRSLVPDFDALKKLLSPWLAETFRGHIMSESPVVAEACMCTMSPDEDFIIDFLPLTKTSLSRERSPILIACGFSGHGFKMGPLVGRIMADLALKGEAHGIPMQYFSIERFLKSSRGNIKDYK; from the coding sequence ATGGGTGAGATCGCAGGTGAATATGAAACGATTGTTGTAGGAGCAGGCATAATGGGCAGTTGCACTGCCTATGAAATTGCCAAGAGAGGCAAGTCGGTTCTTCTTCTGGAACAATATGATTTTCTGCACCACAGAGGCTCTTCACATGGGGAATCCAGAACTATTAGAGATGCTTATGTAGAAGAATACTATGCTGCAATGATGGAGGAGGCTTTTTCTCTCTGGGAAGAAGCTCAGCAGGAAAGTGGgtacagagttcacatcaaaaccCAGCAGCTAGACATTGGTTCGGTCCAAAACAGGAGCCTCCAATCTGTCATAGCTGTCTGCAAAAAACTAGGGATCCCCCATGAAGTTCTAGATGCAGAACAAGCTTCCTTGAGATTCAATGTATTGAATTTGCCTAAGGATTGGATTGCCGTTGTCACAAATAGAGGAGGGATACTGCGAGCCTCCAAGGCAGTTGCAATGTTTCAGTCTTTAGCTTTGAAGAATGGAGCCACGCTAAGGGACAATGCCCGAGTCACTAACATTACTAGCGGGTGGAAATTGAGTGATGGGTTGGATGGGGTTCAGGTGTGCACCAGCAGGGGCTCTGTACTTGCAAGGAAATGCGTGATCACTGCAGGAGCATGGGCTCACAAACTTGCTAAAGAAATAGCAGATATTGAATTGCCTCTTCAGCCTGTTCATGCTACTATTGCATATTGGAAGATTGAGGAGGGTTTGGACAACTTTTCGGCTGAAAAAGGGTTCCCCACGTTTGCTTGTTATGATGAACCTTATCTTTATGGGACGCCCTCTTGGGAATACCCTGGTTTGCTCAAGGTGTCACTCGATGGAGGTAAACCATGTGATCCGGACAAGAGGTCTTTGGTTCCTGATTTCGATGCACTAAAAAAGTTGCTAAGCCCTTGGTTAGCTGAGACTTTTAGAGGGCATATTATGTCAGAGAGCCCTGTTGTTGCAGAGGCGTGTATGTGTACAATGTCTCCAGATGAAGACTTCATCATTGATTTTTTGCCACTGACAAAGACTTCATTGTCAAGAGAAAGGTCACCTATCTTGATTGCTTGTGGATTCTCTGGCCATGGATTTAAAATGGGTCCATTGGTGGGACGGATAATGGCAGATCTTGCCCTCAAAGGAGAAGCCCATGGGATACCCATGCAGTATTTTTCTATTGAACGTTTTCTTAAAAGTTCCAGAGGCAATATCAAGGACTACAAATAA
- the LOC131062438 gene encoding D-3-phosphoglycerate dehydrogenase 3, chloroplastic-like isoform X2, with amino-acid sequence MDGWTIPEGCRWVDDSRRLRMDESLQGRLKVVGRAGVGIDNVDLHAATEYGCLVVNAPTANTVAATEHGIALLVAMARNVPQASASMKEGK; translated from the exons ATGGATGGATGGACAATTCCAGAAGGTTGCAGGTGGGTAGATGATTCGAGAAGGTTGCGGATGGATGAATCTTTGCAAGGACGCCTCAAGGTCGTTGGAAGAGCCGGCGTGGGAATTGATAATGTGGATCTCCATGCCGCAACAGAGTACGGGTGTTTGGTGGTAAATGCTCCCACTGCAAACACTGTAGCGGCTACAGAGCACGGCATAGCACTTCTTGTCGCCATGGCAAGGAACGTGCCGCAGGCCAGCGCTTCCATGAAAGAGG GAAAATGA
- the LOC131062438 gene encoding uncharacterized protein LOC131062438 isoform X1: MDGWTIPEGCRWVDDSRRLRMDESLQGRLKVVGRAGVGIDNVDLHAATEYGCLVVNAPTANTVAATEHGIALLVAMARNVPQASASMKEGDSKELWLHMGTFWDAGPAVKVAYKRNDTWNPFSMVLKMGIGEWGSPSAPALAHSLSNYATQ; the protein is encoded by the exons ATGGATGGATGGACAATTCCAGAAGGTTGCAGGTGGGTAGATGATTCGAGAAGGTTGCGGATGGATGAATCTTTGCAAGGACGCCTCAAGGTCGTTGGAAGAGCCGGCGTGGGAATTGATAATGTGGATCTCCATGCCGCAACAGAGTACGGGTGTTTGGTGGTAAATGCTCCCACTGCAAACACTGTAGCGGCTACAGAGCACGGCATAGCACTTCTTGTCGCCATGGCAAGGAACGTGCCGCAGGCCAGCGCTTCCATGAAAGAGG GAGATAGCAAAGAATTGTGGTTGCATATGGGTACTTTCTGGGACGCAGGCCCTGCTGTAAAAGTCGCTTACAAGCGTAATGATACATGGAATCCTTTCAGTATGGTGCTCAAAATGGGAATCGGTGAGTGGGGTTCTCCTTCAGCGCCTGCCTTGGCTCACTCCCTTAGTAATTATGCGACCCAGTAA